Proteins from a genomic interval of Burkholderiales bacterium:
- a CDS encoding immunogenic protein codes for WATHDGLSDAMAYEVTKALYENTATLGQVHPKGKEISLKTALLSVSIPLHPGAERYYREKGLIK; via the coding sequence GTGGGCGACGCACGACGGACTCTCCGACGCGATGGCCTACGAGGTGACCAAGGCGCTCTACGAGAACACCGCGACGTTGGGCCAAGTGCACCCGAAGGGCAAGGAGATCTCGCTCAAGACGGCGCTGCTGTCGGTATCGATCCCGCTGCATCCGGGCGCGGAGCGCTACTACCGCGAGAAGGGCCTCATCAAGTGA